One Tolypothrix bouteillei VB521301 DNA window includes the following coding sequences:
- a CDS encoding glycoside hydrolase family 10 protein has product MKLTSRFMTQGWRRILKSLFPILVVLSFTTVLLVDSLTPTLAQLPRHEIRGVWMTNNDFNVMRDRSKVQGAVTQLRKLNFNTIYPVVWNSGYVMYPSAVAKREGIQPFVLKGNDGRDILADLIAQAHSQGLFVIPWFEFGFMTPETSELAMNHPNWLTQKRDGSKASVGAAGEVAWLNPFHPEVQQFIRDLVLEIVTQYDVDGIQFDDHMSLPSEFGYDKYTVSLYNQETKNTPPSNPQEPSWLRWRADKITAFMVQLNQAVKERKPNAIFSVSPNYYDFAYKFHLQDWLTWVRMNIVDELIVQVYRPNLDSFIQKISRPEMQEVQQKIPTGVGIMAGLRNNPVPMQQIKAQVRAVQERGLGVAFFYLESLWNYAPEPTAQRLAGFQSLFPYPAARARAEVRSVSTTETNRDLELEIREQ; this is encoded by the coding sequence ATGAAATTGACATCACGTTTCATGACTCAAGGTTGGCGGCGAATACTCAAATCTCTGTTCCCCATCCTTGTTGTACTCTCGTTTACTACGGTACTGCTAGTAGATAGCTTAACTCCGACACTGGCACAACTTCCACGTCACGAAATTCGTGGTGTCTGGATGACCAATAACGATTTCAATGTCATGAGAGATCGTTCTAAAGTACAGGGTGCAGTTACCCAACTGCGGAAGTTGAACTTTAACACGATTTATCCTGTTGTATGGAATTCGGGCTATGTCATGTATCCCAGTGCAGTAGCCAAACGTGAGGGAATTCAGCCTTTTGTCTTGAAAGGCAATGATGGACGTGATATACTTGCAGACCTGATTGCCCAAGCCCACAGTCAAGGTTTGTTTGTGATTCCCTGGTTTGAATTTGGATTCATGACTCCAGAAACATCAGAACTAGCCATGAATCATCCAAATTGGCTGACTCAAAAGCGTGATGGCAGTAAAGCTTCAGTTGGTGCAGCTGGCGAAGTCGCATGGCTCAATCCATTTCATCCAGAAGTACAGCAATTTATCCGCGATCTTGTACTGGAAATAGTGACTCAATATGATGTCGATGGCATTCAGTTTGACGATCACATGAGTTTGCCCTCGGAATTTGGGTACGATAAGTACACAGTTTCACTGTACAATCAAGAGACTAAAAACACTCCTCCGAGCAATCCTCAAGAACCATCGTGGTTGCGCTGGAGAGCGGATAAAATCACAGCATTTATGGTACAGCTCAATCAAGCTGTCAAAGAAAGAAAACCAAACGCAATTTTTTCTGTTTCCCCCAATTACTACGATTTTGCCTATAAGTTTCACCTGCAAGACTGGCTCACTTGGGTGCGGATGAATATCGTAGACGAACTGATCGTGCAAGTTTATCGACCCAATCTGGACAGTTTTATTCAAAAGATTTCCCGCCCGGAAATGCAAGAAGTGCAACAAAAGATTCCTACCGGGGTCGGTATTATGGCGGGGTTGCGGAATAATCCAGTTCCCATGCAACAAATTAAAGCTCAAGTGCGAGCTGTTCAAGAACGCGGTTTGGGTGTCGCCTTCTTCTACTTGGAAAGTCTGTGGAATTATGCGCCCGAACCCACTGCACAAAGACTGGCTGGGTTTCAAAGCTTGTTTCCTTATCCCGCCGCCCGTGCTAGGGCTGAAGTCCGTTCTGTTAGTACAACTGAGACTAACAGAGACTTGGAATTAGAAATCCGCGAGCAGTGA
- the purT gene encoding formate-dependent phosphoribosylglycinamide formyltransferase codes for MMSSIKLPKKLMLLGSGELGKEFVIAAKRLGNYVVAVDRYPDAPAMQVADANEVISMLNPDDLEAVVVKHQPDFIIPEIEAIRTEKLLEFEQRGIAIVPTAAATNYTMNRDRIRELAHQELGIRTARYGYATTLDESIAVSEKIGFPNVVKPVMSSSGKGQSTVRDQSEVEKAWNYAIAGSRGDSQKVIVEEFIHFELEITLLTIKQWNAPTIFCSPIGHRQERGDYQESWQPAEMTDTKILEAQEIAKKVTDALGGAGIFGVEFFITKEEVIFSELSPRPHDTGMVTLISQNLNEFELHLRAILGLPIPKIEQFGASASAVILASERSDSINYIGVAEALAEKDVDIRLFGKPNAHPYRRMGVALAKGENVQQAREKATKAASQVKIQP; via the coding sequence ATCATGAGTTCCATCAAGCTGCCAAAAAAACTAATGTTGCTGGGTTCGGGAGAGCTTGGGAAAGAATTTGTCATTGCAGCAAAACGACTTGGCAATTATGTTGTTGCTGTGGATCGCTATCCTGATGCTCCAGCAATGCAAGTTGCCGACGCCAATGAAGTTATTTCGATGCTAAACCCTGACGATCTAGAAGCTGTTGTCGTTAAACACCAGCCTGACTTCATTATACCAGAAATTGAAGCCATTAGAACAGAAAAACTACTCGAATTTGAGCAACGAGGAATTGCGATCGTCCCAACTGCGGCTGCAACTAACTATACGATGAATCGCGATAGAATTAGAGAGCTAGCCCATCAAGAATTAGGGATTCGGACTGCTAGATACGGTTATGCAACAACCTTAGACGAGTCGATCGCTGTTTCTGAGAAAATTGGATTTCCCAATGTTGTCAAACCGGTGATGTCATCTTCAGGGAAAGGACAGTCTACCGTGCGAGACCAAAGCGAAGTAGAGAAAGCTTGGAATTATGCGATCGCAGGTTCTAGAGGAGACAGCCAAAAAGTCATCGTTGAAGAATTCATTCACTTTGAACTTGAGATTACATTGCTAACAATAAAGCAATGGAACGCACCAACAATTTTTTGTTCTCCTATAGGTCACCGCCAAGAAAGAGGAGACTATCAAGAATCTTGGCAACCAGCAGAAATGACAGACACAAAGATATTAGAAGCGCAGGAAATAGCAAAAAAAGTCACCGATGCGTTAGGTGGAGCGGGAATTTTTGGCGTTGAGTTTTTTATTACAAAAGAAGAGGTCATATTTTCCGAACTTTCCCCCAGACCCCACGATACTGGTATGGTGACATTAATCTCGCAAAACCTCAACGAATTTGAACTGCACTTGAGAGCCATTTTAGGTTTGCCCATACCCAAGATAGAACAGTTTGGAGCTTCTGCTAGTGCTGTTATTTTGGCTAGCGAACGTTCGGACAGTATAAACTACATCGGTGTAGCAGAAGCGCTAGCAGAAAAAGACGTAGATATTAGACTATTTGGTAAACCAAATGCCCATCCTTATAGAAGGATGGGAGTTGCTTTAGCCAAAGGAGAAAACGTGCAACAAGCCAGAGAAAAAGCAACAAAAGCCGCAAGTCAAGTGAAAATTCAGCCCTAA
- a CDS encoding bifunctional serine/threonine-protein kinase/formylglycine-generating enzyme family protein: protein MLICQNPECSNPFNSDGNKFCTSCGQNHFSNLLRHRYCVKRLLGEGGFGRTYAAVDVDRLDAPCVIKQFFPPVQGTARIKSAELFKDEAKRLYELGEDHPQIPRLLAYFEQSTSLYLVQEFIEGQTLLQEVRQHSFEESHIRDLLLDLLPVLQFIHERNVIHRDIKLENIIRRKSDGKLVLIDFGGAKQVSQTTLKPGTVIYTPGYAPVEQIQGYVCEASDLYALGVTCVRLLTQCLPSADVSGNFSDNLYDAYNAQWLWRERLQEKGVSVSTELEQILDKLLQHFAKDRYQCAKEALQHLNGKQKLELKSFSFYVVTVDARGQEVSRDRRNANFFVQGLGNEVTLEMVEIPGGNFMMGSPENEGFHDEYPQHLVTVAPFFMSKFPITQAQWEAVAALSSVNKPLNPEPSGFRGANRPVENVLWYDAQEFCARLSQTTKRNYRLPSEAEWEYACRAGTSTPFHFGEAITTDLANYNGDFAYAGIHTFKKSITGKYREQTTPVGSFHANAFGLYDMHGLVWEWCADPWHDNYLAAPNDGSVWESGGDSDRWVLRGGSWYDHPAKCRSANRSKNGSGGYSNYGFRVVLSSLT from the coding sequence ATGCTAATCTGCCAAAATCCTGAATGCTCGAACCCGTTTAACTCTGATGGCAACAAATTTTGTACTAGCTGCGGACAGAATCATTTTAGCAATCTCCTGAGACATCGGTACTGTGTGAAAAGATTGTTGGGGGAAGGGGGTTTTGGCAGAACATATGCAGCTGTAGATGTTGACAGACTCGATGCACCCTGTGTTATAAAGCAATTTTTCCCACCAGTGCAAGGAACAGCACGTATTAAATCAGCAGAATTGTTCAAGGATGAAGCCAAGCGGCTTTACGAACTCGGAGAAGATCACCCTCAAATTCCGCGATTGCTTGCTTACTTTGAACAAAGTACGAGTTTGTATCTCGTTCAGGAATTTATTGAAGGACAAACTCTCTTACAAGAAGTCAGACAGCATTCCTTTGAAGAAAGTCACATTCGAGATCTTTTATTGGATTTATTACCAGTTCTGCAATTTATCCACGAACGTAATGTTATCCACAGGGATATTAAACTGGAAAATATCATTCGCCGCAAAAGTGATGGCAAACTCGTATTGATTGATTTTGGCGGTGCTAAGCAAGTGAGCCAAACGACTTTAAAACCGGGTACGGTTATTTATACTCCCGGTTATGCGCCTGTAGAACAGATACAAGGATATGTCTGTGAAGCTAGCGATTTATACGCTTTGGGTGTAACTTGCGTCCGTTTGTTAACTCAATGTTTGCCTTCAGCAGATGTATCGGGAAATTTCTCGGATAATCTCTACGATGCTTACAATGCTCAATGGTTGTGGCGGGAACGTTTGCAGGAAAAAGGTGTTAGCGTTAGCACTGAGTTAGAGCAAATTTTGGATAAGTTGCTGCAACATTTTGCTAAAGACAGGTATCAATGTGCTAAAGAAGCTTTACAGCATTTGAATGGCAAACAAAAACTTGAATTAAAATCGTTTAGTTTTTATGTAGTGACTGTCGATGCAAGAGGTCAAGAAGTCAGTCGCGATCGCCGCAATGCAAACTTTTTTGTTCAAGGCTTGGGTAACGAAGTCACTTTAGAAATGGTGGAAATTCCCGGTGGGAATTTTATGATGGGATCGCCAGAAAATGAAGGGTTTCATGATGAATATCCCCAACATCTTGTTACGGTAGCACCTTTTTTCATGAGTAAATTTCCCATCACTCAAGCACAATGGGAAGCTGTTGCAGCGTTATCTTCTGTCAATAAACCATTAAATCCAGAGCCATCAGGTTTTCGAGGTGCAAATAGACCCGTGGAAAATGTCTTATGGTATGACGCACAGGAATTTTGTGCGAGACTATCGCAAACAACCAAACGAAATTACCGTTTACCAAGCGAAGCGGAATGGGAATATGCTTGTCGTGCTGGAACTTCAACACCGTTTCATTTTGGCGAAGCAATAACGACGGATCTAGCCAACTATAATGGAGATTTTGCTTATGCAGGAATTCATACCTTTAAAAAGTCAATCACAGGTAAATACCGCGAGCAAACAACACCAGTAGGTAGTTTTCATGCCAATGCATTTGGATTGTACGATATGCATGGCTTAGTTTGGGAATGGTGTGCCGATCCCTGGCACGATAATTATCTTGCTGCGCCAAATGATGGGAGCGTGTGGGAATCGGGAGGCGATAGCGATCGCTGGGTGCTTCGAGGCGGTTCATGGTATGACCACCCTGCAAAATGTCGCAGCGCAAATCGGAGTAAAAATGGATCGGGAGGATATAGCAATTATGGCTTTCGGGTGGTGTTATCTTCTTTAACTTGA
- a CDS encoding DUF1517 domain-containing protein encodes MHKKLQQAIKPVLKTLFLLSLVFALAFGQANGALAASGGRIGGGSFRVPSSRPYSSPRTYAPPGGGYYAPYPYGGGGGFGFPFLIPFFGFGGGLGTLFSVFIFIAIANFFVQTFRRVGGGSGETEVGSNPNVSVTRLQVGLLASARGLQNELNYIAETADTNSPEGRAEILQEASLALLRHPEYWVYAGSGTQQARLNAAESQFNRLSIAERSKFSEETLTNVNNQLKAATPKDALPAAGGELDNPTKLIAEGPGEYIIVTLLAATLGKFQLPEVNSPDDLRQALRVMGSIPGEQLLAMEVLWTPQASGDTLTSDDILAEYPDLKLV; translated from the coding sequence ATGCATAAAAAACTACAACAAGCTATCAAACCCGTTTTAAAAACCCTGTTCCTCCTAAGCCTTGTGTTCGCATTAGCATTCGGTCAAGCTAATGGAGCGTTAGCCGCTAGTGGAGGTAGGATCGGAGGTGGTTCTTTCAGAGTCCCTTCGAGCCGTCCTTACTCATCTCCCCGGACTTATGCACCCCCCGGTGGAGGATATTACGCTCCCTATCCCTATGGTGGTGGTGGCGGTTTTGGCTTTCCTTTCCTGATACCCTTTTTTGGATTTGGGGGTGGGTTAGGGACTCTGTTCAGCGTGTTCATATTTATAGCGATCGCAAACTTTTTTGTCCAAACCTTCCGCCGTGTGGGTGGTGGTAGTGGTGAAACAGAAGTTGGAAGCAACCCAAATGTTTCCGTCACCCGCCTGCAAGTTGGTTTGTTAGCTAGCGCTCGCGGTTTGCAAAACGAACTCAACTACATTGCTGAAACTGCTGACACCAACTCTCCTGAAGGTAGAGCAGAAATTTTACAAGAAGCAAGCCTCGCCCTGTTACGCCATCCAGAATACTGGGTTTATGCTGGTTCGGGAACGCAACAAGCACGTTTAAATGCTGCTGAGTCACAGTTTAATCGTTTATCAATAGCAGAACGCAGCAAATTTAGTGAAGAAACTCTCACTAACGTTAATAACCAGCTGAAAGCAGCAACACCTAAAGATGCTTTACCTGCTGCAGGGGGTGAACTCGACAATCCTACCAAATTGATTGCAGAAGGTCCTGGGGAATACATTATCGTTACCTTACTCGCTGCAACACTGGGTAAATTTCAACTTCCAGAAGTTAACAGCCCTGATGATTTGCGTCAAGCTTTACGCGTTATGGGAAGTATTCCTGGGGAGCAACTCCTAGCTATGGAAGTGCTGTGGACTCCACAAGCTTCTGGGGATACCCTCACTTCTGATGACATCTTAGCTGAGTATCCAGATTTGAAACTGGTTTAG
- a CDS encoding glycosyltransferase family 4 protein: MENISRISAPTRAKAASYPDILVISRSFQPQEGGIEEYVYNRCLQDPERVVVLAARCAGDRLFDKAQPFPTYRWPISRLWCGNVFGNLVQTLLNSVWSFVLAIKLYFRYHYRYIEWGHGYHFLSLLLLSYLLPVRCFIYLHGQDILHLSRHPILRPLFELTLNRVQGIVCSSSCTQDFLATHFNFNTPTHAIKPAVRGEKFGVTTPDSIRNLRAHLRSGYKIPETAVVILSVGQLTKRKGFDRVIENLTLLLTCGIDVYYILCGRGSYESELRALAHRLRVQGRVHFAGYVSDRELTSYYAACDIFAMLSLCDNQRLSCFGGGSMACLEAGYFGKPAIASNLGSLSDIIYHEDNGILVDPNSGCEVFQAFKRLCQERNLREALGRRGKQLAERKTLHRSLYVPESHYSTWLT; the protein is encoded by the coding sequence ATGGAAAATATTTCACGAATAAGTGCTCCCACTAGAGCTAAAGCTGCATCTTACCCGGACATCCTGGTGATATCTCGTTCCTTTCAACCGCAAGAAGGAGGAATTGAGGAGTACGTTTACAATCGTTGTCTGCAAGATCCAGAACGAGTGGTTGTTTTAGCCGCTCGGTGCGCGGGGGATCGATTGTTTGATAAAGCTCAACCGTTTCCTACATATCGCTGGCCTATTTCCCGCCTGTGGTGTGGTAATGTTTTCGGGAATCTAGTGCAAACTCTCCTTAACTCGGTCTGGTCGTTTGTACTAGCTATTAAACTCTACTTTCGCTATCACTACCGCTATATTGAATGGGGTCATGGCTACCATTTTCTTTCTCTTTTGCTCTTAAGCTACCTCCTCCCCGTTCGCTGTTTCATCTACCTACACGGTCAAGATATTCTCCATCTATCACGTCACCCCATATTGCGCCCTTTGTTTGAACTGACATTGAACCGAGTGCAAGGGATTGTGTGTAGCAGTTCTTGTACGCAAGATTTTTTGGCGACTCATTTTAATTTTAATACTCCTACTCATGCCATTAAGCCTGCTGTCAGAGGAGAAAAATTTGGTGTGACCACTCCAGATAGCATTAGGAATTTACGCGCCCACCTCCGCTCTGGATATAAAATTCCAGAGACAGCAGTGGTCATTCTTTCAGTAGGACAGTTGACAAAGCGTAAAGGCTTTGACCGCGTTATTGAAAACTTGACACTCCTGCTAACTTGTGGGATAGACGTGTACTACATCCTGTGCGGGCGGGGTTCTTATGAGTCTGAACTGAGAGCGTTAGCACATCGCTTGCGGGTACAGGGGCGGGTTCATTTTGCAGGATATGTCTCTGACCGCGAATTAACAAGTTATTACGCAGCTTGTGATATATTTGCAATGCTAAGTTTGTGCGATAATCAAAGATTATCTTGTTTTGGTGGTGGTAGCATGGCTTGCTTGGAAGCAGGTTACTTTGGTAAGCCCGCGATCGCCTCGAATTTAGGGAGCCTATCAGATATCATTTACCATGAGGACAATGGTATTCTCGTCGATCCCAACTCCGGGTGCGAAGTTTTCCAAGCGTTTAAGCGTCTTTGTCAGGAGCGGAACTTGCGCGAAGCATTGGGACGCAGAGGGAAACAATTGGCCGAGCGAAAAACTCTCCATCGATCGCTCTATGTACCTGAGTCCCACTACTCGACTTGGTTAACTTAG
- the thiS gene encoding sulfur carrier protein ThiS → MSNPITLQVNGETRNCLPETSLPDLLQQLGFNPRLVAVEYNGEILHRQFWSETRIQQGDRIEVVTIVGGG, encoded by the coding sequence ATATCTAACCCAATTACACTTCAGGTGAATGGCGAAACCCGCAATTGCCTCCCTGAAACTTCTTTACCAGACTTACTCCAACAATTGGGTTTTAATCCCCGTTTGGTTGCAGTAGAATACAACGGTGAAATTTTACACCGTCAGTTTTGGTCCGAGACGAGAATTCAACAAGGCGATCGCATTGAGGTTGTGACCATAGTTGGTGGTGGCTAA
- a CDS encoding thiamine phosphate synthase, with protein MKEAGCYDENTNGVVVMVEAHSQKEHIQQVVYRILDANLDRAREGLRIIEEWCRFGLNSAQLVGECKKERQELASWHTAELRAARNTPDDPGTDLTHPQEEQRTDVKSLLQANFCRVQEALRVLEEYGKLYNPNMGKAFKQMRYRIYTLESRLMGYHRQQLLLRSHLYLVTSPSDRLLDTVEAALKGGLTLVQYRDKLADDTKRLEQAKKLRQLCSTYGAIFIINDRVDLALAVDADGVHLGQQDLPVAVARQLLGPHRLIGRSTTNLQEMQAAIADGADYIGVGPVYETPTKEGKAAAGLEYVSYAAKNCHIPWFAIGGIDTSNINDVIDAGANRVAVVRSLIQAEQPTLVTQFFISQLTNRVRPEHGKPYI; from the coding sequence ATGAAAGAGGCTGGCTGTTACGATGAAAACACAAATGGGGTTGTTGTAATGGTCGAAGCCCACAGCCAAAAGGAACATATTCAGCAGGTTGTTTACCGGATACTAGATGCCAATCTGGATCGAGCTCGCGAGGGTTTGCGTATCATTGAGGAATGGTGTCGGTTTGGCTTGAATAGCGCCCAACTGGTTGGGGAATGTAAGAAAGAGCGACAAGAATTGGCAAGCTGGCATACGGCTGAATTGCGGGCGGCGCGAAATACCCCTGATGACCCCGGAACGGATCTGACTCACCCTCAAGAAGAACAACGCACGGACGTTAAGTCGCTCCTGCAAGCTAATTTTTGCCGGGTGCAAGAAGCTTTGAGGGTTTTAGAAGAGTACGGGAAGCTTTATAACCCCAATATGGGGAAAGCTTTTAAGCAGATGCGCTACCGTATTTATACCCTAGAAAGTCGTCTGATGGGCTATCACAGACAGCAACTTTTACTGCGATCGCATTTGTATCTAGTCACCTCCCCGAGCGACCGATTGCTCGACACTGTGGAAGCCGCTCTTAAAGGAGGCTTAACTTTGGTGCAGTACCGCGACAAACTAGCTGATGATACTAAGCGTCTGGAGCAAGCCAAGAAATTGCGGCAGTTATGCAGTACCTACGGTGCTATTTTTATTATTAATGACCGCGTGGATCTGGCTTTGGCAGTCGATGCAGATGGAGTGCATCTCGGACAACAAGACTTACCTGTTGCTGTTGCCCGTCAATTACTCGGTCCTCACCGCTTGATAGGTCGTTCCACCACAAATTTGCAAGAAATGCAAGCGGCTATTGCGGATGGCGCAGATTACATTGGTGTCGGACCGGTTTATGAAACTCCTACAAAGGAGGGCAAGGCAGCTGCTGGGTTAGAATACGTCAGCTATGCTGCTAAAAATTGCCATATCCCCTGGTTTGCTATCGGTGGGATCGACACAAGCAACATCAATGATGTTATTGATGCAGGAGCAAATCGCGTAGCTGTGGTACGCAGTCTCATACAGGCGGAACAACCCACCTTGGTGACACAATTTTTTATCTCTCAGCTGACAAATCGTGTGAGACCGGAACATGGTAAGCCCTATATCTAA
- a CDS encoding DUF1565 domain-containing protein codes for MNCPHVITEPCWTYALPATSIAKSSKSRSFIHMSMMSVIRSSILLCTVSMGVAFSGLLEASWNAALAQLPPTEIRNAGQPDVRTMSQVNVLFVNPSIGDDKAGNGGENAPFKTITQALQVAGSNTVIMLSKGTYSAQTGEKFPLVLKPNVSIQGDNRSKGRGILITGGGSYLSRTFGGQNVTIVGANQAGLSGVTLSNPNPRGYGLWIEYSNPLIAENTFTGSTQDGIIVTGNSTPVIRNNFFYENGANGITISGSSRPEVRENVFQQTGFGINVAQNSQPVIVGNQIQYNRVGVIVQAKARPILRNNLIQGSKEDGLVALALAVPNLGSTSEPGGNEFRNNTRHDINASAAKEIFPAFGNKINQNRIAGKVDFTGNVAIADATTPGRGGEVNYTETRVMTSVWASPPPPLSSNRSPRSTSTPVNNRVLPSSPDNFLLSATPANRQPLPRSTGITAPNVQTGYRGQPLPTRTILRQPAPFPSRPPQLPVNNSSEALQSNYTRISPDTIEFAAPQADSQVSNTVLAPAPVQRARSQAASMPGIEAAPLGESALLPVPDANIPVGNSRGRRKAPPQNSSIGVYNTAAASAAQEERINLRYRVIVEIQNGKDQELVKFLAPGAFRTLWRGRDVMQAGIFSTRYNADSMVKIFNNNGLRASVEPVN; via the coding sequence GTGAATTGCCCCCACGTTATAACTGAGCCTTGTTGGACATATGCCTTACCAGCAACGTCGATCGCTAAAAGCAGCAAGTCACGTTCTTTCATTCATATGTCAATGATGTCAGTGATTCGTTCTTCAATTTTATTGTGTACCGTTAGCATGGGAGTGGCATTTTCAGGATTGCTAGAAGCAAGTTGGAATGCCGCTCTTGCTCAGCTACCCCCCACCGAAATTAGAAATGCAGGGCAACCCGATGTCAGAACAATGTCTCAGGTAAATGTACTCTTTGTCAACCCAAGTATCGGAGATGACAAAGCAGGAAACGGAGGTGAAAATGCTCCTTTTAAAACAATTACTCAAGCACTACAAGTTGCTGGTTCCAATACAGTTATTATGCTCTCAAAAGGAACCTATAGTGCCCAGACAGGAGAAAAATTTCCGTTAGTTCTCAAACCAAATGTCTCAATTCAAGGGGACAATCGCAGTAAAGGTCGTGGTATTTTAATTACTGGAGGAGGCAGTTACCTCAGCCGTACCTTTGGAGGTCAAAACGTCACTATTGTGGGTGCAAACCAAGCAGGCTTGAGTGGAGTCACTCTTAGCAATCCCAATCCACGCGGTTACGGTTTGTGGATTGAATATAGTAATCCGTTAATTGCAGAAAATACTTTTACTGGCAGTACCCAAGATGGGATTATTGTCACGGGCAACAGTACGCCCGTTATTCGTAATAATTTCTTTTATGAAAATGGAGCAAACGGAATCACAATTTCCGGTTCCTCTCGTCCGGAAGTCCGAGAAAACGTATTTCAACAAACAGGTTTTGGCATTAACGTTGCTCAAAACTCTCAGCCAGTTATAGTAGGTAACCAGATTCAATACAATAGAGTTGGCGTCATCGTACAAGCAAAAGCTCGTCCCATCTTGCGGAATAATCTCATCCAGGGTAGCAAAGAAGATGGGTTGGTTGCTCTTGCCTTAGCGGTTCCCAATTTAGGAAGCACGTCCGAACCGGGAGGTAACGAGTTTCGCAACAACACCCGCCACGATATCAATGCCAGTGCAGCCAAAGAAATTTTTCCGGCTTTCGGCAACAAAATCAATCAAAATCGCATTGCAGGTAAAGTTGATTTTACAGGTAATGTTGCGATCGCAGATGCAACCACTCCGGGTCGTGGAGGAGAAGTAAATTATACAGAAACCAGAGTGATGACCTCTGTCTGGGCGTCACCACCTCCCCCTCTATCTTCCAACAGATCCCCCCGCAGTACTTCCACACCAGTTAACAATCGCGTATTACCATCATCGCCGGATAATTTTCTACTTTCGGCAACCCCTGCAAACAGGCAACCTTTACCCAGAAGCACGGGAATAACCGCACCTAATGTACAGACAGGATATCGAGGGCAGCCTTTACCCACTAGAACGATCTTACGTCAACCTGCACCTTTCCCCAGCAGACCTCCTCAACTACCTGTCAATAATTCTTCAGAAGCTTTACAGTCAAATTATACACGTATTTCTCCTGATACTATCGAGTTTGCTGCCCCACAAGCAGATTCTCAAGTGTCAAATACCGTACTTGCACCCGCACCAGTGCAAAGAGCAAGGTCTCAAGCAGCATCAATGCCCGGTATAGAAGCAGCCCCTTTAGGTGAGTCAGCCCTTCTACCAGTTCCCGATGCCAATATTCCCGTGGGTAACAGTCGCGGTAGGCGAAAAGCACCACCTCAAAATTCTTCAATAGGAGTTTACAACACAGCTGCGGCATCAGCAGCCCAAGAAGAGCGAATTAATTTACGTTATCGAGTTATTGTTGAGATACAGAATGGGAAAGACCAAGAACTAGTAAAATTTCTCGCACCGGGTGCTTTTCGGACTCTCTGGCGGGGTCGTGATGTTATGCAAGCAGGAATTTTTAGCACTCGTTACAACGCCGATAGTATGGTGAAAATATTTAACAACAATGGTTTGAGAGCCTCTGTTGAACCAGTCAATTAG
- a CDS encoding YggT family protein has product MNLLINTLYQFVQIYSILLIIRVLLSWFPNISWGNQPFAALSQITDPYLNLFRSIIPPLGGMDFSPILAFLLLNVLSSLLLSLARFSIVG; this is encoded by the coding sequence ATGAATCTACTGATCAACACACTCTATCAGTTCGTACAAATTTATAGTATCTTACTGATTATCCGAGTTCTTTTGTCATGGTTCCCTAACATCAGTTGGGGGAACCAGCCATTTGCAGCCCTCAGCCAAATTACAGACCCTTACCTCAATCTGTTCCGTTCCATAATTCCCCCCTTGGGTGGGATGGATTTTTCTCCTATACTGGCTTTTCTACTGCTAAACGTCTTGAGTTCTTTGCTCCTGTCTTTAGCACGCTTTTCCATAGTCGGTTAA
- the upp gene encoding uracil phosphoribosyltransferase, whose translation MTLQLRVYVPPHPLIKHWLAVARDAGTPSVLFRSAMTELGRWLTYEAAREWLPTQETTVQSPLDSCPATLIDPTVPVAVVPILRAGLGLLEGAQTVLPLASIYHLGLVRNEETLQPQCYLNKLPQKFQPQTRVLVTDPMLATGGSMMAAMAELTQRGADPTLIRIISVVAAPPALQKLNDAYPGLIVYTATIDQMVNDRGFIVPGLGDAGDRIFGT comes from the coding sequence ATGACGCTACAATTGCGCGTATACGTTCCCCCTCATCCCCTGATAAAGCACTGGTTGGCAGTTGCTCGTGATGCTGGAACCCCGTCTGTGCTGTTCCGCAGTGCAATGACGGAGTTAGGACGGTGGCTGACTTATGAAGCAGCTCGAGAATGGTTACCCACTCAAGAAACAACAGTGCAATCTCCCTTAGATTCCTGTCCTGCCACTTTGATAGATCCAACCGTACCTGTGGCAGTAGTACCCATTCTACGAGCCGGACTGGGCTTACTAGAAGGGGCACAAACAGTTCTCCCTCTAGCATCAATTTATCATTTAGGATTGGTGCGAAATGAAGAAACTTTACAGCCTCAGTGCTACTTAAATAAGTTGCCTCAAAAATTTCAACCACAAACACGAGTGTTGGTTACCGATCCTATGCTCGCAACGGGTGGATCTATGATGGCAGCTATGGCAGAATTAACACAACGGGGTGCCGATCCAACTCTGATTCGGATTATTAGCGTAGTGGCAGCTCCACCAGCTCTGCAAAAATTAAATGATGCTTATCCTGGCTTAATTGTTTACACTGCCACCATCGATCAAATGGTCAACGATCGGGGTTTTATTGTACCAGGTTTGGGAGATGCCGGCGATCGCATTTTTGGAACTTAA